A window of Rubricoccus marinus contains these coding sequences:
- a CDS encoding 4-phosphoerythronate dehydrogenase produces the protein MLHIVADANIPHAREAFSRYGTVTALPGREITPEALSGANVLLVRSVTPVSPSTLVGTPVRFVASATAGMDHVAAGPLAREGIGVAHAPGSNAASVVDWVVAALLRIAAEKHVGLEGKTLGVVGVGAVGGRLADRARALGVRVLRCDPPRAERGDPGPWVPLATLLDASDIVTVHTPLAREAPHATLHLLGAAKLGAMRDGAWLVNAARGPVVDGDALFRALASGRLGATALDVWEGEPVPNTSLASRVDIATPHIAGYAFDGKIRGTVMVEAALREWLSTQGHPLPEPWDPESALAPEAPLVVDAPLAPVDTPEARAAWLDALVRQAYDIRADDRRFRGAVVTMPDPDRRAVAFAELRRTYPVRREWSRYRVRGHVPEPLVPAVTRGLGMALDTPGDR, from the coding sequence ATGCTCCACATCGTCGCCGACGCCAACATCCCGCACGCCCGCGAGGCGTTCTCGCGCTACGGCACCGTTACGGCCCTTCCGGGGCGCGAGATCACGCCAGAGGCGCTCTCTGGCGCGAATGTGCTCCTCGTGCGAAGCGTCACGCCCGTTTCGCCGTCCACCCTTGTGGGCACCCCCGTTCGGTTCGTGGCGAGCGCGACCGCCGGGATGGACCACGTCGCGGCCGGGCCTCTGGCGCGAGAGGGGATCGGGGTTGCGCACGCGCCGGGCTCAAATGCGGCGTCCGTCGTGGACTGGGTGGTGGCGGCGCTGCTGCGGATCGCGGCAGAGAAGCACGTTGGGCTAGAAGGCAAAACGCTCGGGGTCGTCGGGGTGGGGGCCGTTGGCGGCCGGCTCGCGGACCGCGCTCGCGCGCTCGGCGTGCGCGTGCTCCGCTGTGACCCACCACGCGCCGAGCGTGGCGACCCCGGCCCGTGGGTGCCTCTGGCGACGCTTCTCGATGCGTCCGACATCGTGACGGTCCACACGCCTCTGGCGCGAGAGGCGCCCCACGCGACCCTGCACCTTCTCGGGGCGGCCAAACTCGGCGCCATGCGCGACGGTGCGTGGCTGGTCAACGCCGCCAGAGGCCCGGTGGTAGACGGCGACGCGCTGTTCCGTGCGCTCGCCTCGGGTCGCCTCGGTGCGACGGCACTGGACGTATGGGAAGGCGAGCCGGTGCCTAACACGTCGCTGGCCTCTCGCGTGGACATCGCCACGCCGCATATCGCTGGGTACGCCTTCGACGGGAAAATCCGGGGGACCGTGATGGTGGAGGCCGCCCTTCGCGAGTGGCTGTCAACCCAGGGCCACCCGCTCCCCGAGCCGTGGGATCCCGAGTCCGCGCTCGCGCCAGAGGCCCCACTTGTTGTAGACGCGCCTCTGGCGCCCGTTGACACTCCAGAGGCGCGTGCGGCGTGGCTGGACGCACTCGTTCGTCAGGCCTACGACATCCGCGCCGATGACCGTCGCTTTCGGGGCGCCGTCGTCACCATGCCCGATCCCGACCGGCGGGCCGTAGCCTTTGCCGAGCTTCGCCGCACGTACCCGGTACGGCGCGAGTGGAGCCGGTACCGCGTGCGCGGGCACGTTCCCGAGCCGCTCGTCCCCGCCGTTACCCGAGGACTGGGCATGGCGCTGGACACGCCTGGAGACCGCTAG